Proteins encoded by one window of Ovis canadensis isolate MfBH-ARS-UI-01 breed Bighorn chromosome 14, ARS-UI_OviCan_v2, whole genome shotgun sequence:
- the LIN7B gene encoding protein lin-7 homolog B: MAALVEPLGLEREVSRAVELLERLQRSGELPPQKLQALQRVLQSRFCSAIREVYEQLYDTLDITGSAEIRAHATAKATVAAFTASEGHAHPRVVELPKTDEGLGFNIMGGKEQNSPIYISRVIPGGVADRHGGLKRGDQLLSVNGVSVEGEQHEKAVELLKAAQGSVKLVVRYTPRVLEEMEARFEKMRSARRRQQHQSYSSLESRG; encoded by the exons ATGGCTGCGCTGGTGGAGCCGCTGGGGCTGGAGCGGG aAGTGTCCCGGGCAGTGGAGCTCCTCGAGCGGCTCCAGCGCAGCGGGGAGCTGCCCCCGCAGAAGCTGCAGGCCCTCCAGCGAGTCCTGCAGAGCCGCTTCTGCTCTGCCATCCGGGAG GTGTATGAGCAGCTCTACGACACGCTGGACATCACCGGCAGTGCTGAGATCCGGGCCCACGCCACGGCCAAG GCCACGGTGGCCGCCTTCACAGCCAGTGAGGGCCATGCACATCCCAGGGTAGTGGAACTGCCCAAGACGGACGAGGGCCTGGGCTTCAACATCATGGGGGGCAAGGAGCAGAATTCGCCTATCTACATCTCCCGTGTCATCCCTGGGGGTGTGGCTGACCGCCACGGAGGCCTGAAGCGTGGGGACCAGCTGCTGTCAGTGAATGGTGTG AGCGTTGAGGGTGAGCAGCATGAGAAGGCAGTGGAGCTTCTGAAGGCTGCCCAGGGCTCAGTGAAGCTGGTGGTACGCTACACACCCCGAGTGCTGGAGGAGATGGAAGCCCGCTTTGAGAAGATGCGCTCCGCCCGGCGGCGCCAGCAACATCAGAGCTACTC GTCCTTGGAGTCTCGAGGCTGA